In one Silene latifolia isolate original U9 population chromosome 10, ASM4854445v1, whole genome shotgun sequence genomic region, the following are encoded:
- the LOC141609490 gene encoding uncharacterized protein LOC141609490 has translation MARHRRTARQSCGGIWNAVPNDGYWIEAQRIVNEMAEDSHRDKMDSPPVGPVPVLKLSVQAYAGAIYFITFRAIGENGLSTDYTTQVWRKPGSMGIEIRSFAKVKGSEREVKDFKISDNGNSSKEKEGLCATVQMSNTDVNCVRSESSKFRIHGFYILLEQIRSQKPSLKYAMAKKCASTKWRKLSENEKMVFMSEAAQRLNKD, from the exons ATGGCAAGACACAG GAGGACTGCGAGACAGAGTTGCGGGGGAATTTGGAACGCTGTTCCCAATGATGGTTACTGGATTGAGGCGCAACGTATTGTTAATGAAATGGCTGAGGATTCACATAGAGACAAGATG GATAGCCCTCCTGTGGGGCCCGTACCCGTCTTGAAATTGAGTGTTCAAGCTTATGCAGGGGCAATCTATTTTATAACTTTTCGAGCAATTGGTGAAAATGGATTGAGCACGGATTACACTACTCAAGTGTGGCGTAAACCTGGTTCTATGGGTATTGAAATCCGCTCCTTTGCAAAAGTTAAGGGCTCAG AGAGGGAAGTTAAAGATTTCAAGATTTCTGATAACGGTAACTCGAGTAAGGAAAAGGAGGGACTATGCGCAACAGTTCAGATGAGTAACACTGATGTTAACTGTGTCAGGAGCGAGTCCAGCAAATTTCGTATCCATGGCTTCTACATTTTATT GGAGCAAATTAGGAGCCAGAAACCTAGCTTGAAATATGCCATG GCGAAGAAGTGTGCGTCAACCAAATGGAGAAAACTATCAGAAAAT GAGAAGATGGTATTCATGTCTGAAGCAGCTCAAAGACTAAACAAAGACTAG